One genomic region from Coprothermobacter sp. encodes:
- a CDS encoding deoxynucleoside kinase, which yields MYLVIAGNIGAGKTSLAQMISRELGFSVYFEAFGDNPFLPSYYQDMRRWAFATQISFLALRYEQILNHVLMSDVPAILDRSIYEDREIFAKALVRDGLLSPDEWNTYDKLYQLMVRRLPNPNLLVYLRRDVPTLLANIRKRNRSIENISGDYLEGLNKQYEEFYGGWHYPKVVFEEDIFDHAADVLQLIKGAL from the coding sequence ATGTACTTGGTCATCGCAGGAAACATCGGTGCAGGGAAGACGTCGCTAGCTCAGATGATCTCGCGTGAGCTTGGTTTTTCTGTCTACTTCGAAGCGTTCGGCGACAACCCGTTCCTGCCCAGCTACTACCAGGATATGCGGCGTTGGGCATTTGCAACGCAGATCAGCTTCCTGGCTCTTCGTTATGAGCAAATTCTGAACCACGTCCTGATGAGCGATGTCCCTGCCATCCTTGACCGTTCCATCTATGAGGATCGTGAGATCTTCGCCAAGGCACTTGTGCGCGACGGACTCCTGTCGCCGGACGAGTGGAATACCTATGACAAGCTGTATCAGCTCATGGTACGTCGGCTTCCCAACCCCAACCTGCTCGTGTATCTTCGCCGGGACGTCCCGACGCTGCTGGCCAACATCCGCAAACGCAATCGTAGCATTGAGAACATCAGCGGAGATTACCTGGAGGGGCTGAACAAGCAGTACGAGGAGTTCTACGGGGGCTGGCATTATCCCAAGGTCGTGTTCGAGGAGGATATTTTTGACCATGCCGCTGACGTGTTGCAGCTTATCAAGGGTGCCCTCTAG